One Mixta gaviniae genomic window carries:
- a CDS encoding glycosyltransferase, whose amino-acid sequence MLLVNASNLYVGGGLQVGVSIIEEFVKLDVDFIAAVSPPVYHQLGEKSRNKSIIIDKTPSGLLNFASRKTLDDIIAKHGIQDVFTVFGPSYWNPAVKNHLVGFALPWLIYDTQTVYNSLSVKEKLKKILLRYLQPYYYKSNATKIVVETADVKDKVAKLFGFPSEQVYLVSNTISANFSQPSLYDSSVAKKLPEKKADEIWLLTVSHNYPHKNLQVIYPLLEALPDNYKFVLTLDDDFLSELPAHHQKRIMLTGKITNAQCPPLYQRCDGMFLPTLLECFSASYVEAAYMNRPVFTSDRAFAKTVCGDHAFYFDPLNSDDIAAVIKNAFANPDTIEHYCIEARKAVDKLPDATERAKLYLSAIYAE is encoded by the coding sequence ATGCTATTAGTTAATGCAAGTAATCTCTATGTGGGCGGCGGTTTACAGGTAGGGGTTTCGATAATTGAAGAGTTTGTTAAATTGGATGTGGATTTTATCGCGGCGGTATCCCCTCCTGTTTATCATCAACTTGGTGAAAAAAGCAGAAACAAAAGCATTATTATTGATAAAACGCCATCTGGGTTATTAAATTTCGCCAGTAGAAAAACGCTTGATGATATTATAGCCAAACATGGTATCCAGGATGTCTTTACTGTCTTTGGGCCCAGTTACTGGAACCCAGCTGTAAAAAACCATCTGGTTGGGTTCGCCTTGCCATGGCTAATTTATGATACTCAAACTGTTTATAACTCATTATCTGTAAAAGAGAAATTAAAGAAAATATTATTGCGCTATCTTCAGCCTTATTATTATAAAAGCAATGCGACGAAGATAGTTGTGGAAACAGCGGATGTGAAAGATAAGGTTGCTAAACTTTTTGGTTTCCCCTCTGAGCAGGTGTATTTAGTATCAAATACCATATCAGCTAATTTCTCTCAACCATCCCTCTATGATAGTAGTGTGGCTAAAAAATTACCTGAGAAAAAAGCGGATGAAATTTGGCTGCTAACTGTCTCCCATAATTACCCACACAAAAACTTGCAGGTTATCTACCCCTTGTTAGAAGCCTTGCCTGATAACTATAAGTTTGTCCTCACGCTCGATGATGACTTTTTGTCAGAACTACCTGCGCATCACCAGAAGAGAATAATGCTAACGGGTAAGATTACGAACGCGCAGTGCCCCCCGTTATATCAACGCTGTGATGGCATGTTTCTTCCCACGCTTCTGGAATGCTTTAGTGCATCCTATGTTGAAGCCGCATACATGAACAGGCCCGTTTTTACCTCCGATCGCGCTTTTGCGAAAACAGTCTGTGGTGACCATGCCTTTTATTTCGATCCGTTAAACAGTGACGATATTGCTGCGGTTATTAAAAACGCTTTCGCTAACCCAGATACAATCGAACATTATTGCATCGAGGCCAGGAAGGCCGTTGATAAATTACCTGATGCGACAGAAAGAGCTAAACTATATTTGAGTGCAATATATGCTGAATGA
- a CDS encoding EpsG family protein: MGIYYIYAGILLFFANLDVLADRKKKILIVIVSCIIALFVGLRYELGVDWLFYRDFYNGGAITLTIEPGYQLISKFFSSLGLYFWHFTLVITLFILTSLIFILKKYSPYPVFVLCVYFLVSFGFNVEALRQIVAVTFFYLALNFYLKEKNRLYYLTCLIGALFHISALLLLIFPFFIKRKIIKIGRFSLLVGVLLALVDIYPLGKLFKLVALIYSNPYIYKLVLYSSGELSGSVLSFNLMFKILIYCLFIKNKRNVLLYFAKRGVSLFYILVFEAAFLLMLNIDIFLGQFGTISSRFDEYFIPAMLIIVSYIIASYNKRHNRTLLACCFSLYVFLSFQRFTDNDYFMAQFVPYSNSIAEMLHGSSYDLERENAVKLHWQLRK; encoded by the coding sequence ATGGGAATTTATTATATTTATGCAGGGATATTGCTTTTTTTTGCTAACCTCGATGTTTTGGCCGATCGCAAAAAAAAGATACTGATAGTTATCGTATCATGCATCATCGCCTTGTTTGTTGGTTTGCGATACGAGCTAGGCGTTGACTGGCTCTTCTATCGTGACTTCTATAATGGCGGCGCGATTACATTAACTATCGAACCTGGTTATCAGCTGATTTCTAAATTTTTTAGTTCTTTGGGATTATATTTTTGGCATTTCACGCTAGTAATAACTTTATTCATATTAACATCCTTGATTTTTATCTTAAAAAAATATTCACCTTATCCAGTTTTTGTTTTATGCGTGTATTTTTTAGTTTCCTTTGGTTTTAACGTGGAAGCTTTGCGACAAATAGTAGCAGTTACTTTTTTTTATTTAGCACTCAATTTTTATCTTAAAGAAAAAAATAGATTGTATTATTTAACCTGCCTTATAGGCGCGTTATTTCATATATCAGCTTTATTGCTTTTGATATTTCCGTTTTTTATTAAAAGAAAGATAATAAAAATAGGAAGGTTTAGTTTATTAGTGGGAGTGTTGTTAGCTTTAGTAGATATATATCCCTTAGGAAAACTTTTTAAGTTAGTAGCCTTAATATACAGCAATCCTTATATCTATAAACTTGTTCTTTATTCTTCTGGTGAGCTTTCAGGAAGTGTTTTATCCTTTAACCTAATGTTTAAAATACTAATTTACTGTTTGTTTATTAAAAATAAAAGAAATGTTTTACTATATTTTGCAAAGCGGGGGGTCTCGCTATTTTACATATTGGTTTTTGAGGCCGCTTTTCTGCTAATGTTAAATATCGACATTTTTTTAGGTCAATTTGGTACAATTTCATCAAGATTTGATGAGTATTTCATACCCGCTATGTTAATAATAGTCTCTTATATAATTGCCTCATATAATAAAAGGCATAACCGGACCCTATTAGCATGCTGCTTTTCGCTTTACGTGTTTTTAAGTTTTCAGCGATTCACGGATAATGACTACTTTATGGCACAATTCGTACCTTATTCGAATAGTATTGCCGAAATGTTGCATGGTAGTTCTTATGATTTGGAAAGGGAAAACGCTGTAAAATTACATTGGCAATTGAGAAAATGA
- a CDS encoding lipopolysaccharide biosynthesis protein, protein MKFKTVKDFANYALGDLFVKGFLFISLPLLSRVLDPEQYGKLSIINTAIMILYVFISLNLQNAVTNRYMLTQDNFGSYLKSILYFLLPFQLILLSLSPFYMKPLSTLLGIEESDFFWVMGICNLLSYIYIYTCYLQAARKSGSYVKINVISKVSEIALIFIFAITLTQQQYLSKIYAQVIVSLILIAYVLNKFRKLAKGDFDVSLLKEAVLFSVPLIIHVLSNSLLSQADRLIINRELGSYEAGLYSFAYNIGTGILVVIMAWNSSWQPRLYRLIEEKKLEKIKNNIYASTVVVFCISVMSILFSQEAIFILADKKYYASVNILPLIFVGNALIHIYLIYVNFLFYKKRSLIISCATLFAVIFNILLNYYLIPKFGIVGSAWATIASYFLLALMHYITSTWIVKNNVISAGYLMVFTAGLLAVNYLAAYINSHMSFTVGLTVKCLITVIIAVGIIKSGLHKKLSE, encoded by the coding sequence ATGAAATTTAAAACCGTTAAAGATTTTGCAAACTATGCATTAGGGGATTTATTTGTAAAAGGGTTTCTTTTTATATCCCTGCCGCTGTTATCCAGAGTGTTAGATCCTGAGCAGTATGGTAAGCTCTCCATTATTAATACAGCGATTATGATACTTTATGTATTTATTAGCCTGAATCTGCAAAACGCAGTAACTAACAGATACATGCTTACGCAAGATAATTTTGGTAGCTATTTAAAAAGTATTCTTTATTTCCTCCTTCCTTTTCAGCTTATCCTGTTAAGCCTGAGCCCTTTTTACATGAAACCTCTTTCAACCCTGTTGGGCATTGAAGAAAGTGATTTCTTTTGGGTGATGGGTATATGTAACTTGCTGTCCTATATATATATCTACACATGCTATCTTCAGGCGGCAAGGAAAAGTGGAAGCTATGTAAAAATCAATGTTATTTCTAAGGTGAGTGAAATAGCATTAATATTTATCTTTGCCATTACATTAACGCAGCAGCAATACTTGTCAAAAATTTATGCGCAAGTTATTGTTAGTTTAATTCTGATTGCTTACGTACTTAATAAATTTAGAAAGCTTGCTAAAGGTGATTTCGATGTTAGCCTATTGAAAGAGGCGGTGCTATTCTCGGTACCGTTGATAATTCATGTGTTATCTAATTCATTATTATCTCAGGCTGACAGGCTAATAATAAATCGTGAGTTGGGAAGTTATGAAGCGGGTTTATATTCTTTTGCCTACAACATCGGTACAGGCATTCTTGTTGTCATAATGGCCTGGAACTCATCATGGCAGCCCCGCCTTTACAGGCTGATCGAAGAGAAAAAACTCGAGAAAATAAAAAACAATATTTATGCCAGTACAGTAGTTGTTTTTTGTATAAGCGTCATGTCAATTCTTTTTTCCCAAGAAGCTATTTTTATTCTCGCAGATAAAAAGTACTATGCCAGCGTGAATATATTACCCCTTATCTTCGTCGGTAATGCACTGATTCATATTTATCTGATATATGTAAATTTTCTCTTTTATAAAAAACGCTCACTTATAATTTCGTGTGCAACGCTTTTTGCTGTAATTTTCAATATCTTGCTAAACTATTACTTGATACCAAAATTCGGTATTGTAGGATCTGCATGGGCCACCATCGCTTCCTATTTTCTGCTAGCGCTCATGCACTATATAACGTCAACATGGATAGTAAAGAATAATGTTATTTCGGCTGGTTATCTGATGGTGTTTACCGCCGGTCTGCTTGCTGTAAATTACTTGGCTGCATATATAAATAGTCATATGTCATTTACAGTAGGTCTTACAGTTAAATGCCTGATAACCGTAATTATTGCTGTAGGTATAATTAAGTCAGGACTGCATAAAAAGTTGAGTGAATAA
- a CDS encoding glycosyltransferase has translation MKNYDLIFITNVPAFYKVNLFNSLARQINIKVIFISKKSSMRESDFYNYDCQFDHAFIIEGNFEERNKLTVLHAVHRELKKSHYQRLVFPGWEIKELFFLSLLSPKRKNAVVIESSILETRMSGMAGRLKKLFLTRMGAAYPSGILQKEILAHCGFSGKIYITHGVGVANPPRERHQNSHRTVSQSHESLKYLYVGRLAPEKNLSLLIDVFNETRERLFIVGSGPDSDVLQKKAKKNITFLGYVNNRELETYYRQCDVFILPSLAEPWGLVIEEALSLGLPVIISDRVGCKEDLVKENGIVFEATSKDSLKKALLKMKLEYNSFYNAAQDYDLEGMYKKQINSYISSVAKNEI, from the coding sequence ATGAAAAATTATGACTTAATATTTATCACTAATGTGCCTGCTTTTTATAAAGTTAATCTGTTTAACTCACTTGCGCGTCAAATTAATATCAAAGTTATCTTTATTTCTAAAAAATCCTCAATGCGCGAAAGCGACTTTTATAATTATGATTGTCAATTTGATCATGCATTTATTATTGAGGGGAATTTTGAGGAAAGAAATAAATTAACGGTATTACACGCTGTTCATCGTGAACTAAAAAAAAGTCATTATCAGCGGTTGGTTTTTCCGGGATGGGAAATAAAAGAGCTTTTTTTCCTTTCTTTACTGTCGCCAAAAAGAAAAAATGCGGTTGTCATTGAAAGCAGCATACTTGAAACGCGTATGAGCGGCATGGCTGGCCGGTTAAAGAAATTATTCCTCACACGAATGGGCGCTGCTTATCCTTCAGGAATATTACAGAAAGAAATTTTAGCGCATTGCGGCTTCTCAGGAAAAATTTATATCACTCATGGTGTTGGTGTAGCTAATCCGCCACGTGAGAGACATCAAAATAGTCATCGAACAGTTAGCCAAAGTCATGAAAGTTTAAAATATCTTTATGTAGGAAGACTGGCGCCTGAGAAAAACCTTTCCCTGCTCATTGATGTATTCAATGAGACAAGAGAAAGGCTTTTCATTGTCGGAAGTGGCCCGGATAGCGACGTCTTGCAAAAAAAAGCAAAGAAAAACATTACCTTCTTAGGATATGTTAATAATCGCGAATTAGAAACATACTATCGTCAGTGTGACGTTTTCATTTTACCTTCGCTTGCTGAACCCTGGGGATTGGTCATCGAAGAAGCTCTGTCGCTGGGATTACCGGTTATTATTAGCGATCGGGTAGGATGTAAAGAAGATTTAGTAAAAGAAAACGGAATAGTATTCGAGGCAACAAGCAAAGATTCATTAAAGAAAGCGCTGCTTAAAATGAAGCTTGAATACAATAGTTTTTATAATGCTGCACAAGATTATGATTTAGAAGGCATGTATAAAAAGCAAATTAATTCTTATATTAGCTCAGTAGCAAAAAATGAAATTTAA
- a CDS encoding glycosyltransferase family 4 protein produces MSEYSSNSSSNKPNVHVLLGDITSRGGIERVSITLANTLSALYHVRLVSLYVSQHDISFKPADNVAVTVLHNEYEESMYNRAKSLLAGMLFDINYLLKKRKTLKKVALADENAVAICCDVKMTLLAKMAGYKNIIAIEHFEYDVINPILKKIRQLLYKKIDAVVTLTPEDKAKYSWMPGARHFIIPNIVEIPNDVVPFKQRANCVLGVGRLTYQKGFDLLLQAWSRIVTEGWTLRIVGDGPDREALQSYIDANRLDNVEILPFKKNIADEYNQAKIFVLSSRYEGWGMVLVEALAFGMACISFDCPAGPKTILQSKNGILVKAEDVDCLAREIKRLLENETMQEQLSQKAPESIAEYGEKEILLKWQKVIEQVSK; encoded by the coding sequence GTGAGCGAGTATTCAAGCAATTCTTCCAGTAACAAGCCAAACGTCCATGTTTTATTAGGCGATATTACGTCACGTGGAGGAATTGAACGCGTATCCATTACTTTGGCTAACACTTTGTCGGCGCTTTATCACGTAAGGCTAGTTAGCCTTTACGTTTCTCAACATGATATATCATTTAAGCCTGCTGACAACGTAGCTGTTACGGTATTGCATAATGAATATGAAGAAAGCATGTATAACCGCGCCAAATCTCTCCTGGCCGGCATGCTTTTTGATATCAATTACCTGCTAAAAAAAAGAAAGACGCTAAAAAAAGTCGCTTTGGCTGACGAAAATGCAGTAGCCATATGCTGTGATGTAAAAATGACATTACTCGCCAAAATGGCTGGCTATAAAAATATTATTGCTATTGAGCATTTTGAATATGATGTTATTAATCCGATCCTGAAAAAGATCAGGCAATTGCTTTATAAAAAAATTGATGCAGTGGTGACCTTAACACCTGAAGATAAAGCTAAATATAGCTGGATGCCAGGGGCGAGGCACTTTATCATTCCTAATATTGTTGAAATCCCCAATGATGTCGTTCCGTTTAAACAGCGAGCAAATTGCGTACTTGGCGTCGGCCGTCTTACGTACCAAAAGGGCTTCGATCTGTTGCTGCAGGCATGGAGCCGTATTGTCACTGAAGGCTGGACGCTGAGGATTGTCGGTGACGGGCCTGACCGGGAAGCGCTACAAAGCTATATTGATGCTAATCGCCTTGATAACGTTGAAATACTACCCTTTAAAAAGAACATAGCTGATGAATATAATCAGGCGAAAATATTTGTGCTTTCTTCGCGGTATGAAGGGTGGGGAATGGTATTAGTCGAGGCGTTGGCATTCGGGATGGCATGCATTAGCTTCGACTGCCCGGCCGGTCCCAAAACAATATTGCAAAGCAAGAACGGTATTTTAGTAAAAGCTGAGGATGTAGATTGCTTAGCCAGAGAAATAAAAAGGCTTCTCGAAAATGAGACGATGCAAGAGCAGTTGAGCCAAAAAGCACCGGAAAGCATTGCAGAGTATGGCGAGAAAGAAATTCTGCTGAAATGGCAGAAGGTTATTGAGCAGGTAAGTAAATGA
- a CDS encoding CDP-glycerol glycerophosphotransferase family protein — protein sequence MFKKMLVRISKRILSCLIYLIPKDKEKIIFKSRPDFSGNAKALSDYIQKNHKNYKIVWFVEAQKPAATDEIKIFKAGTASALWQYATAKYIVTTHNEMIGTKSGNQIYISLWHGMPLKKICYLGEFDHQGMEDYSSYRIATSEVMRAIIAACFREKANKVYITGQPRNDFLYDQTAAKTGLKFLASGKRKIFYVPTFRENQEANEYSDGKSIENNNFFRVRDFDLTALNIFLQQNNCQLFIKLHPYEENIYLDLQLSENIRIIKSDELRNNGLDINHLLAHMDMLITDYSSVYFDYMLLDKPMCFLTPDLDAYSKSRGGFTLEPVDYWMPGYHCSTQSELLNEIETLLAGNDRYAGHRSSVNAIINLFKDDRNSERVFKQFFQ from the coding sequence ATGTTTAAAAAAATGCTTGTAAGGATCAGCAAGAGAATCCTGTCGTGTTTGATTTATCTGATACCTAAAGACAAAGAAAAGATCATCTTTAAAAGCAGGCCTGATTTTTCAGGTAATGCCAAAGCTCTGAGTGATTACATCCAAAAAAATCATAAAAATTACAAAATTGTTTGGTTTGTTGAAGCTCAAAAGCCTGCCGCGACTGATGAAATAAAGATTTTCAAAGCGGGAACGGCGAGCGCCCTCTGGCAGTACGCAACCGCAAAATATATCGTCACTACGCATAACGAAATGATTGGCACGAAAAGCGGCAATCAGATCTACATCAGTCTGTGGCATGGTATGCCACTCAAAAAGATCTGTTATTTAGGCGAGTTTGATCATCAGGGAATGGAGGATTACTCATCTTACAGAATCGCCACCTCGGAAGTTATGCGCGCAATAATAGCAGCATGTTTTCGGGAAAAGGCCAATAAGGTATACATAACGGGCCAGCCGCGAAATGATTTTTTATATGATCAAACCGCCGCCAAAACAGGGCTCAAATTTTTAGCATCTGGAAAAAGAAAGATTTTTTACGTTCCCACCTTCAGGGAGAATCAGGAAGCAAATGAGTATTCTGATGGGAAATCAATTGAAAATAATAACTTTTTCCGTGTTAGAGATTTTGATTTAACTGCATTGAACATATTCTTGCAGCAAAATAATTGCCAGCTTTTCATCAAACTTCATCCTTATGAAGAAAATATCTATCTGGATTTACAGCTAAGCGAAAACATTCGTATTATCAAATCGGATGAATTACGCAACAATGGCCTGGATATCAACCACCTTTTAGCGCATATGGATATGCTCATAACAGACTATTCTTCAGTTTACTTCGACTATATGTTGCTGGACAAGCCTATGTGCTTTTTAACGCCCGATTTAGATGCGTACAGTAAATCGCGCGGTGGGTTTACTCTTGAACCTGTAGATTACTGGATGCCAGGTTACCATTGTTCCACGCAAAGCGAGCTGTTAAACGAAATAGAAACGTTGCTGGCAGGTAACGATCGCTATGCCGGGCACAGAAGTAGCGTCAACGCAATAATAAATCTGTTTAAGGATGACCGAAATAGTGAGCGAGTATTCAAGCAATTCTTCCAGTAA
- a CDS encoding adenylyltransferase/cytidyltransferase family protein — protein sequence MKKVITFGTFDVFHVGHINILERAARYGDYLVVGVSSDQLNFNKKQRYPVYSQEDRVKIIQSLKFVDEVFLEESLELKLEYIKHHQANVLVMGDDWAGKFDWVKDACEVIYLPRTPSISTTEIIEVVRSGKKNV from the coding sequence ATGAAAAAGGTAATTACATTTGGTACCTTCGATGTTTTTCATGTGGGACACATTAATATCCTGGAACGTGCGGCCAGATATGGCGATTACCTTGTAGTGGGCGTATCTTCTGATCAATTAAATTTCAATAAAAAACAGAGATATCCCGTTTATTCACAGGAAGACAGAGTTAAAATTATACAAAGCCTGAAGTTTGTTGATGAAGTTTTTCTCGAGGAATCACTGGAGCTTAAGCTGGAATATATTAAGCATCATCAGGCTAACGTACTGGTCATGGGTGATGATTGGGCTGGCAAATTTGATTGGGTAAAAGATGCCTGTGAAGTCATCTACTTACCGAGAACGCCATCTATCTCGACGACGGAGATAATTGAAGTGGTCAGATCGGGAAAGAAAAATGTTTAA
- the wecA gene encoding UDP-N-acetylglucosamine--undecaprenyl-phosphate N-acetylglucosaminephosphotransferase, producing MQEIVLVFLGALALLFISRKVAKKVGLVDKPNARKHHHGHIPLVGGVSVYLSLWIIYILQPGWLPDFTIYMACATLLIVVGVLDDKFDLPVMPRMALQALVASIMMYNGLYLYSLGNILFGYELILGVLGYGVTLLAVVGAINAFNMVDGIDGLLGALSSVTFGALAAVFWMGGNDAMALWCLCLMVACLPYILLNLGIPWGRKFKVFMGDAGSTLIGFTVIWLLIIATQGHNAVMQPVTALWLIAVPLMDMLRVMIARIRRGDSPFKPDREHLHHVLIDAGLSARGSLFIIVCTTLLMAFIGIAMNYYKTLFLVQIALYYFIFILMCRVTNVRSLNKYLLKEKNISVKFR from the coding sequence ATGCAAGAAATCGTGCTTGTTTTTTTGGGCGCGCTGGCGCTGCTTTTTATCTCGCGCAAGGTTGCCAAGAAAGTCGGCCTGGTTGATAAACCTAACGCGCGCAAACATCATCACGGGCATATACCGCTGGTGGGTGGCGTTTCGGTATATCTCTCATTGTGGATTATCTATATTCTCCAGCCGGGCTGGCTGCCGGATTTCACCATTTATATGGCGTGCGCTACGCTGCTGATTGTGGTCGGCGTGCTGGATGATAAGTTTGATCTGCCGGTGATGCCGCGCATGGCGCTACAGGCGCTGGTGGCCAGCATTATGATGTACAACGGCCTCTATCTCTATTCGCTGGGGAATATCCTGTTCGGCTACGAGCTGATTCTCGGCGTGTTGGGCTATGGCGTCACGCTGCTGGCGGTGGTAGGCGCGATCAACGCCTTTAATATGGTTGACGGCATTGACGGTCTTTTAGGCGCGCTCTCCTCGGTGACTTTCGGCGCGTTGGCGGCGGTATTCTGGATGGGCGGCAACGATGCGATGGCATTATGGTGCCTTTGCCTGATGGTCGCCTGTCTGCCCTATATTCTGCTCAACCTCGGTATTCCCTGGGGACGCAAATTTAAAGTCTTTATGGGCGACGCCGGCAGCACGCTGATTGGCTTTACCGTTATCTGGCTGTTGATTATCGCGACGCAGGGCCACAATGCGGTAATGCAACCGGTCACCGCGCTGTGGCTGATCGCTGTGCCGCTGATGGATATGCTGCGCGTCATGATCGCACGCATCAGAAGAGGGGACAGCCCGTTTAAGCCGGACCGGGAGCATTTGCATCATGTGTTAATTGATGCAGGCTTAAGCGCCCGGGGGAGCTTATTTATTATAGTTTGCACTACTCTACTGATGGCTTTTATCGGTATTGCAATGAACTATTATAAAACCTTATTTTTAGTTCAAATAGCTTTGTATTATTTTATCTTTATTTTGATGTGCCGTGTAACAAATGTCCGTTCATTAAATAAATACCTGTTAAAAGAAAAAAATATAAGCGTAAAATTCAGATGA
- the galE gene encoding UDP-glucose 4-epimerase GalE: MAILVTGGAGYIGSHTVLALLQRGDDVVVMDNLSNASRESIRRVEKLAGKQATFVEGDILDRACLRDIFTSHAISAVIHFAGLKAVGESTRKPLEYYENNVSGTVVLLEEMRNAGIYNFIFSSSATVYGANAPVPYVETTPIGGTTSPYGTSKLMVEQIMQDYAKADSKLKAIALRYFNPVGAHESGEIGEDPNGIPNNLLPYIAQVAIGRLEKLGIFGADYDTKDGTGVRDYIHVVDLAEGHLKALDHLDHVQGYKAYNLGAGKGFSVMEMVQAFEKASGKPVPYEIKPRRDGDLAAFWADASLADKELDWRVTRGIDAMMRDTWNWQSKNPNGYR; the protein is encoded by the coding sequence ATGGCTATTTTGGTAACGGGCGGAGCAGGCTACATCGGCTCTCATACGGTGCTGGCGCTACTGCAGCGCGGCGACGACGTTGTGGTAATGGACAACCTCAGCAACGCTTCGCGGGAATCGATTCGCCGCGTCGAGAAGCTGGCCGGAAAGCAAGCGACCTTCGTTGAGGGCGATATTCTGGATCGCGCCTGCCTGCGCGATATCTTTACCAGCCATGCCATCAGCGCTGTTATCCATTTTGCCGGTTTGAAAGCGGTGGGCGAATCGACCCGCAAGCCGCTGGAATACTATGAAAACAATGTCTCCGGCACCGTGGTGCTGCTGGAAGAGATGCGCAATGCCGGCATCTATAACTTTATCTTTAGCTCCTCTGCGACCGTCTATGGCGCCAACGCGCCGGTGCCCTATGTTGAGACCACGCCGATCGGCGGCACGACCAGCCCTTATGGCACCTCCAAGCTGATGGTTGAGCAGATCATGCAGGATTACGCCAAAGCGGACAGCAAGCTGAAGGCCATTGCGCTGCGCTACTTTAATCCGGTAGGCGCCCATGAGTCCGGCGAAATCGGCGAAGATCCTAACGGCATTCCCAATAACCTGCTGCCTTATATTGCGCAGGTCGCCATTGGCCGCCTGGAGAAGCTCGGCATTTTCGGCGCCGATTATGACACTAAAGATGGTACCGGCGTACGCGACTATATCCATGTCGTCGATCTGGCGGAAGGACACCTGAAAGCGCTCGATCATCTTGATCACGTACAGGGTTATAAAGCCTATAACCTCGGCGCCGGCAAAGGCTTCTCCGTTATGGAGATGGTGCAGGCGTTTGAAAAAGCGTCCGGCAAACCGGTGCCTTACGAGATTAAACCGCGTCGCGACGGCGATCTGGCCGCCTTCTGGGCCGATGCGTCGCTGGCAGATAAGGAACTTGACTGGCGCGTGACGCGCGGCATCGATGCGATGATGCGCGACACCTGGAACTGGCAGTCAAAAAATCCGAACGGTTATCGTTAA
- the galF gene encoding UTP--glucose-1-phosphate uridylyltransferase GalF — MTKLKAVIPVAGLGMHMLPATKAIPKEMLPIVDKPMIQYIVDEIVKSGIKEIVLVTHASKNAVENHFDTTYELEALLEQRVKRQLLSEVQSICPPGVTIMNVRQAQPLGLGHSVLCARPMIGDNPFVVVLPDVIMDDSTADHLRYNLAAMVARFEETGHSQVLAKHMPGADLSEYSAISTQEPLENEGSVSAITSFIEKPEHPEQLDSDLAAVGRYVLSADIWAELEKTEPGAWGRIQLTDAIASLSKKQPVDACLMTGNSFDCGRKLGYMQAFVTYGLRNNQQGAAFRDTIKQLLAK, encoded by the coding sequence ATGACCAAGCTTAAAGCAGTTATCCCCGTTGCGGGTCTCGGTATGCATATGCTCCCTGCTACAAAAGCCATTCCTAAAGAGATGCTGCCGATCGTTGACAAGCCGATGATTCAGTACATCGTTGATGAAATCGTCAAGTCGGGCATCAAGGAAATCGTACTGGTCACTCATGCGTCGAAAAATGCCGTCGAAAACCATTTCGATACGACGTACGAGCTGGAAGCGCTGCTGGAACAGCGCGTGAAGCGTCAGCTGCTGAGCGAAGTGCAGTCTATCTGTCCGCCAGGCGTGACTATTATGAACGTGCGTCAGGCGCAGCCGCTGGGCCTGGGCCACTCCGTACTTTGCGCCCGTCCTATGATCGGCGACAATCCTTTCGTGGTTGTGCTGCCGGACGTCATCATGGATGATTCCACCGCTGACCACCTGCGTTATAATCTCGCCGCGATGGTCGCGCGCTTTGAAGAAACCGGCCACAGCCAGGTGCTGGCGAAGCATATGCCGGGTGCCGACCTGTCTGAATACTCCGCCATTTCGACGCAAGAACCGCTGGAAAACGAAGGCAGCGTCAGCGCCATCACCAGCTTTATCGAAAAACCGGAGCATCCGGAACAGCTCGACTCCGATCTGGCGGCGGTAGGGCGCTATGTGCTGTCTGCGGATATCTGGGCCGAACTGGAGAAAACGGAGCCGGGCGCATGGGGCCGTATCCAGCTGACCGACGCGATCGCCAGCCTGAGCAAAAAACAGCCGGTTGACGCCTGCCTGATGACGGGCAACAGCTTCGACTGCGGCCGTAAGCTGGGCTATATGCAGGCCTTTGTCACCTATGGCCTGCGCAATAACCAGCAGGGCGCTGCGTTCCGCGACACGATCAAGCAATTGTTGGCAAAATAA